From Thamnophis elegans isolate rThaEle1 chromosome 12, rThaEle1.pri, whole genome shotgun sequence, one genomic window encodes:
- the MARCKSL1 gene encoding MARCKS-related protein: protein MGSHSSKAAKREAVAQDAAVAAAGDASPAKSNGQENGHVKVNGDVSPKADGEVSSLNGSGSVEAPKELAKAEMGSGDAIEPAPVAEGEAKPDEAASTKQTPKKKKRFSFKKSFKLSGISFRKAKKEAGDVSATSSPSEEQQVTAEAAEAEDQPATAATEEGEQASVPQEETEAPEETPAVASAPDNEPVAKRQDGSEGPAKEEEEPQQLPSSEGQGDVKPEGTSTSVEVEPSAVADQAAAAEQKEE from the exons ATGGGCAGCCACAGCTCCAAAGCCGCCAAGAGGGAGGCAGTGGCCCAGGACGCCGCCGTTGCTGCTGCCGGCGACGCCTCGCCCGCCAAGTCCAACGGCCAG gAAAACGGCCACGTGAAAGTCAATGGGGACGTCTCCCCGAAAGCCGATGGGGAGGTGAGCTCCCTGAATGGCAGTGGCTCGGTGGAGGCCCCCAAGGAGCTTGCCAAGGCCGAGATGGGCAGCGGAGATGCCATAGAGCCAGCCCCGGTGGCTGAGGGGGAAGCCAAACCCGACGAAGCTGCTTCCACCAAGCAGACCCCCAAGAAGAAGAAGCGGTTCTCGTTCAAAAAATCCTTCAAACTGAGTGGCATTTCCTTCCGGAAAGCCAAAAAGGAAGCCGGGGACGTGTCGGCCACCTCCTCTCCCAGCGAGGAGCAGCAGGTGACGGCTGAAGCAGCGGAGGCTGAGGACCAGCCAGCCACTGCTGCCACCGAGGAGGGGGAGCAGGCCAGCGTGCCCCAAGAGGAGACAGAGGCCCCCGAGGAAACCCCCGCTGTGGCCTCTGCTCCCGACAATGAACCGGTGGCCAAGCGGCAAGATGGCAGCGAGGGGCCAgccaaggaggaggaagagcctcAGCAGCTGCCTTCCAGTGAGGGCCAGGGGGATGTAAAGCCAGAAGGAACCTCAACATCTGTGGAAGTGGAGCCTAGCGCTGTGGCCGACCAGGCTGCTGCTGCAGAGCAGAAAGAAGAGTAG